Proteins from a single region of Ziziphus jujuba cultivar Dongzao chromosome 1, ASM3175591v1:
- the LOC107434356 gene encoding tyrosine-sulfated glycopeptide receptor 1: MPMFSSMAVVRVKVDNKSSLSSGAYPNPTCQLAFPLLLVTFLVLTFLPCFARSACNQVDHDSLLSFSSSFVQLNWSSSPGDCCSWLGVNCGGGDRVTHLSLPSFGLSGIISPSIMNLTFLTYINLSHNTLSGSLPSGFFDSLNRLQVLDLSYNRIHGQLPSSQNNSFIQTVDLSSNLFHGKLPSSLFQPAMVSGFLTSFNASNNSFTGAIPIYVFCSNSSNSASSLTLLDFSFNEFSGQIPPGLGGCSKLQIFRAGFNNLSGPIPDDIYDIATLEDLYLPLNHLSGPISNAIVRLTNLRTLDLYSNHLNGRIPIEIGKLSNLVQLQLHINMLTGPLPTSLMECTNLSTMNLRVNSLNGDLSYLNFSTLQRLTTLDLGENLFTGELPRSLFSCKSLTAVRLAGNKLQGQITPDILALQSLSFLSISSNDFTNFTGAIRILVGLKNLTTLVLAKSFRSEAITDDDGLLDPDGFQNLQVLALGGCQFTGQVPSWLAKLKQLKVLDLSVNLFTGSIPGWFANLTDLFYIDLSSNRLSGEFPTELCELPALTSGKASDHLDRSYLELPVFVMPNNATNQQYNQLSNLPPAIYLHNNSLSGNIPVEIGQLKSLHVLDLSLNNFSGNIPDQISNLTNLEKLDLSNNHLTGEIPVSLKGLSFLSSFSVANNDLQGAIPVGGQFDTFPNSSFDGNPGLCGPAAVRHSCPQPQSVTRRRSNKKHFSGLIFGICFATAIIGVMLAMWILSKRRKIPKADIDKINSDFISINSNIAVTPEVEKDTSLVILFPSSTNNIRDLTISKILKATDNFNQTNIIGCGGFGLVYKATLANGTKLAVKKLLGEMNLMEREFKAEVEALSTAQHENLVSLQGYCVHKGFRLLIYSYMENGSLDYWLHEKADGASQLDCPTRQKIAKGASCGLAYMHQICGPHSVHNDIKSSSILLDENFEAHVADFGLSRLILPYHTQATTELVRTPGNIPPVYEEAWLATLRGDIYRFGIVMLELLTGKRPVEVFKPRMSRELVGWVQQMRSEGKEEQVLDPLLRAKGFAEEMLQVLDLACMCVNQDPFKRPTAKEVVDWLKNVCTSQLYGEI; this comes from the coding sequence ATGCCCATGTTTTCTTCCATGGCTGTCGTTCGGGTGAAAGTTGACAATAAAAGCTCCTTATCCTCGGGGGCTTATCCCAATCCAACATGTCAATTGGCCTTTCCATTGCTCTTGGTTACTTTTCTGGTACTGACATTCTTGCCTTGCTTTGCCCGAAGCGCCTGCAACCAAGTCGATCATGATTCGCTCTTGTCCTTCTCTTCATCTTTTGTGCAGCTCAATTGGTCTTCTTCTCCTGGAGATTGTTGCTCGTGGCTTGGTGTCAATTGCGGCGGTGGTGATCGTGTTACCCATCTGTCGTTACCTTCTTTTGGCCTCTCCGGCATCATCTCTCCCTCTATCATGAACCTCACCTTCCTCACTTACATCAATCTCTCCCACAATACCCTCTCTGGTTCTCTCCCATCCGGGTTCTTTGACTCCCTTAATCGTCTCCAAGTTCTTGACTTGAGCTATAATCGAATCCATGGCCAACTGCCCTCCTCTCAAAACAACAGCTTTATCCAGACGGTGGACTTGTCGAGCAACCTCTTCCATGGAAAGCTCCCGTCTTCGTTGTTTCAGCCAGCTATGGTATCTGGGTTTCTAACCAGTTTCAATGCTAGCAACAACAGCTTTACTGGTGCTATCCCCATCTATGTCTTTTGCAGCAACAGTAGTAACAGTGCTTCTTCCCTCACGTTGTTGGACTTTTCCTTCAATGAATTCAGTGGTCAGATTCCTCCTGGACTGGGTGGCTGTTCAAAGCTTCAGATATTCCGAGCAGGTTTCAATAATCTATCCGGACCAATCCCAGATGACATCTATGACATTGCGACACTGGAAGATCTATATCTGCCTCTAAATCACCTTTCTGGACCCATCAGCAATGCCATCGTCCGGCTGACCAACCTCAGGACCCTGGACCTCTACTCCAACCACCTCAATGGCCGCATCCCAATTGAGATCGGGAAGCTTTCCAATTTGGTACAGTTGCAACTCCACATCAACATGCTCACAGGTCCTCTGCCCACATCTCTCATGGAGTGCACCAATCTGTCCACCATGAATTTACGTGTCAACTCTTTGAATGGAGATCTCTCATACTTAAATTTCTCTACTCTCCAAAGACTTACCACCCTGGACCTTGGCGAAAACTTATTCACAGGTGAGTTACCTCGCAGCCTCTTCTCTTGCAAGTCACTGACAGCTGTTAGACTGGCTGGTAATAAGCTCCAAGGACAGATCACACCTGATATACTAGCGCTGCAATCCTTGTCTTTCCTCTCCATCTCTAGCAACGACTTCACAAATTTCACAGGGGCAATCAGAATTCTCGTGGGTTTGAAGAATCTCACAACTCTGGTCCTTGCCAAGAGCTTTCGAAGTGAGGCAATTACAGATGATGATGGCTTGTTAGACCCAGATGGATTCCAAAATCTACAAGTTCTTGCTCTTGGTGGTTGCCAATTCACTGGTCAGGTGCCTAGCTGGCTAGCGAAACTTAAGCAACTTAAAGTCTTGGACCTGTCCGTAAACCTTTTTACCGGTTCCATTCCTGGGTGGTTTGCTAATCTGACCGATCTATTCTACATAGATTTGTCAAGTAATAGACTTTCTGGAGAGTTTCCTACGGAACTATGCGAACTGCCAGCTTTGACATCAGGAAAGGCGAGTGATCACTTGGACCGGAGTTATCTAGAGTTGCCTGTATTTGTTATGCCCAATAATGCTACCAATCAGCAGTACAATCAACTCTCCAACCTCCCGCCAGCCATATACCTACATAACAACAGCCTCAGTGGCAATATTCCCGTAGAGATAGGCCAGTTGAAGTCTCTTCATGTTTTGGATCTTAGTCTTAACAACTTCTCCGGCAACATACCGGATCAAATATCTAACCTTACAAACTTAGAGAAATTGGACCTTTCAAACAACCATCTAACTGGTGAAATCCCTGTTTCACTCAAAGGTCTGAGTTTCTTGTCTTCCTTCAGCGTGGCAAACAATGATCTTCAGGGAGCCATACCGGTTGGAGGCCAGTTTGATACTTTTCCCAACTCCAGCTTTGATGGAAATCCCGGGTTGTGTGGCCCTGCAGCTGTGCGGCATTCTTGTCCTCAACCACAATCTGTAACACGTAGAAGGTCTAACAAAAAACACTTTAGTGGACTCATTTTCGGGATCTGTTTTGCCACTGCTATTATTGGTGTCATGCTGGCAATGTGGATACTGTCCAAGAGGAGGAAAATTCCAAAAGCAGATATTGACAAGATCAACTCAGACTTTATTTCTATCAACTCTAACATAGCAGTCACTCCTGAGGTTGAAAAAGATACCAGCCTAGTTATATTATTTCCCAGTAGTACCAACAATATCAGGGATCTTACTATATCTAAAATCTTGAAAGCCACTGACAACTTTAATCAAACAAACATCATTGGCTGTGGTGGTTTTGGTTTGGTCTACAAGGCAACACTAGCAAACGGTACCAAGCTGGCTGTCAAAAAACTCTTAGGTGAAATGAATCTAATGGAAAGGGAATTCAAAGCAGAAGTAGAAGCTCTGTCCACAGCCCAACATGAAAACCTGGTTTCTCTTCAAGGTTATTGTGTGCATAAAGGGTTTCGACTATTAATATATTCCTATATGGAGAATGGAAGCCTGGATTACTGGTTGCATGAGAAGGCTGATGGGGCTTCCCAACTAGATTGCCCAACTCGACAAAAGATTGCAAAGGGAGCAAGTTGTGGGCTGGCTTATATGCATCAAATATGCGGACCACACAGTGTGCATAATGATATCAAGTCCAGCAGCATACTGCTTGATGAAAACTTTGAAGCACATGTTGCAGATTTTGGACTGTCCCGTTTGATTCTTCCTTATCATACACAAGCTACAACAGAACTTGTACGTACACCCGGTAACATTCCTCCAGTATATGAAGAAGCATGGTTGGCCACTTTGAGGGGAGACATATACAGATTTGGCATTGTTATGCTTGAGCTGCTTACTGGGAAGAGGCCTGTAGAAGTGTTCAAGCCAAGGATGTCAAGAGAGTTAGTTGGCTGGGTGCAGCAAATGAGGAGCGAAGGTAAAGAAGAGCAAGTGCTCGACCCTTTGCTTAGAGCGAAGGGCTTTGCAGAAGAGATGCTGCAGGTGCTGGACCTGGCCTGCATGTGTGTCAACCAAGACCCTTTCAAGAGACCAACAGCTAAAGAAGTCGTAGACTGGCTGAAAAATGTATGCACCTCCCAATTGTATGGAGAAATATGA
- the LOC107434368 gene encoding sodium/hydrogen exchanger 6, whose product MGMEDGQLLAMQISPANQNGSVSPPPAPGKEQQAAGVGILLQIMMLVLSFVLGHVLRRHKFYYLPEASASLLIGLIVGVLANISDTETSIRAWFNFHEEFFFLFLLPPIIFQSGFSLSPKPFFSNFGAIVTFAILGTFIASIVTGILVYLGGLVFLMYRLPFVECLMFGSLISATDPVTVLSIFQELGTDMNLYALVFGESVLNDAMAISLYRTMSMVRSHASGQNFFMVIVRFLETFAGSMSAGVGVGFISALLFKYAGLDIDNLQNLECCLFVLFPYFSYMLAEGLGLSGIVSILFTGIVMKHYTFSNLSESSQQFASAFFHLLSSLAETFVFIYMGFDIAMEQHSWSHVGFIFFSIIFIIVARAANVFSCGYLVNLVRPANRQIPLKHLKALWYSGLRGAMAFALALQSVHDLPDGHGQTIFTATTAIVVLTVLLIGGSTGTMLEALEVVGDGHVGPVGESFEVNNRYIAPSYDDDEESSSGSRIKMKLKEFHKSAASFTALDRNYLTPFFTSQNGDEDDENEVQIPITRRGSFHGRG is encoded by the exons ATGGGAATGGAGGATGGACAACTTCTCGCCATGCAGATTTCGCCGGCGAATCAAAACGGCAGCGTCAGTCCTCCTCCGGCTCCGGGGAAGGAACAGCAAGCCGCCGGTGTCGGAATCCTTCTTCAGATCATGATGCTTGTTCTCTCTTTCGTTCTAGGTCATGTCCTTCGCCGTCACAAATTCTACTATCTTCCTGAAGCCAGTGCTTCTCTTTTGATAG GTTTAATTGTTGGTGTACTTGCTAACATCTCAGATACTGAAACTAGTATCAG GGCGTGGTTCAATTTTCACGAGgaatttttcttcctcttcctcttacCTCCCATCATATT TCAGTCGGGGTTCAGTCTTTCACCT AAACCCTTCTTCTCAAACTTTGGAGCCATTGTCACCTTTGCTATCCTAGGCACCTTTATAGCTTCAATTGTCACTGGTATTTTGGT CTACCTTGGTGGTCTGGTCTTCCTCATGTACAGGCTTCCATTTGTGGAGTGTCTGATGTTCGGTTCTCTTATTTCGGCCACTGATCCTGTCACTGTTTTGTCCATATTTCAG GAACTTGGTACAGATATGAACCTTTATGCCTTGGTGTTCGGAGAGTCTGTGTTGAATGATGCG ATGGCAATTTCCTTGTACAG GACAATGTCCATGGTAAGAAGTCATGCATCAGGACAAAATTTCTTCATGGTGATTGTCAGGTTTCTGGAGACCTTTGCGGGTTCAATGTCAGCAG GTGTTGGAGTTGGATTTATCTCTGCTTTA CTTTTTAAGTATGCAGGATTAGATATTGACAA TCTTCAGAACTTGGAGTGTtgtctttttgttctttttccatATTTCTC GTACATGCTTGCTGAAGGCCTTGGCCTCTCGGGTATAGTGTCAATATTATTCACAGGAATT gtCATGAAGCACTacacattttcaaatttgtcaGAAAGTTCTCAGCAGTTTGCATCTGCCTTTTTCCACTTGTTATCATCACTAGCTGAGACATTTGT ATTTATATACATGGGCTTTGATATTGCCATGGAACAACATAGCTGGTCACATGTTGGAttcatttttttctcaatt ATATTTATTATAGTTGCAAG GGCAGCAAATGTCTTTTCATGTGGGTATTTGGTTAATTTGGTTCGACCTGCAAATAGACAAATACCGTTAAAACATCTGAAAGCACTTTGGTACAGTG GACTTCGAGGGGCTATGGCTTTTGCGCTTGCTCTTCAATCAGTTCATGATCTTCCGGATGGGCATGGCCAGACTATATTCACTGCTACTACTGCAATAGTCGTTCTGACG GTATTACTGATTGGAGGTTCAACAGGTACAATGCTTGAAGCTTTAGAAGTTGTAGGTGATGGCCATGTTGGTCCAGTAGGTGAA AGTTTTGAAGTGAACAATCGTTATATTGCTCCttcttatgatgatgatgaggaatCATCGTCAGGGAGCAGGATAAAGATGAAACTTAAAGAGTTCCACAAAAG CGCTGCATCTTTTACAGCATTAGATCGGAACTACCTTACTCCATTCTTTACAAGTCAAAAtggagatgaagatgatgagaatG AGGTGCAGATACCAATTACTAGAAGGGGGAGTTTCCATGGTCGTGGATAG
- the LOC132799074 gene encoding tyrosine-sulfated glycopeptide receptor 1 has product MTSFMPTFSSMAVGVPMKDDKKKNSSLSSGVGVNPTCQFIFRLVLVNFLLLIFLPCFARSACNQVDHDSLLSFSSSFVQLNWSSSPGDCCSWLGVNCDGGDRVTHLSLPSFGLSGIISPSIMNLTFLTYINLSHNTLSGSLPSGFFDSLNRLQVLDLSYNRIHGQLPSSQNNSFIQTVDLSSNLFHGKFPSSLFQPAMVSGVLTSFNASNNSFTGAIPIYVFCSNSSNSASLTLLDFSFNEFSGQIPPGLGGCSKLQIFRAGFNNLSGPIPDDIYDIATLEDLYLPLNHLSGPISNGIVRLTNLRTLDLYSNHLNGRIPIEIGKLSNLVQLQLHINMLTGPLPTSLMECTNLSTLNLRVNSLNGDLSDLNFSTLQSLTTLDLGENLFTGELPRSLFSCKSLTAVRLAGNKLRGQISPDILELQSLSFLSISNNSLTNFTGAIKILKDFKNLTTLVLSKGFQSEAIPDDDGLLDPDGFRNLQVLALGGCQFTGQVPSWLAKLKQLKVLDLSVNLFTGSIPGWFANLTDLFYIDLSSNRLSGGFPKELCELPALTSGKANDHVDRSYLELPVFVMPNNATNQQYNQLSNLPPAIYLHNNSLSGNIPVEIGQLKSLHVLDLSLNNFSGNIPDQISNLTNLEKLDLSNNHLTGEIPVSLKGLSFLSSFSVANNDLQGAIPVGGQFDTFPNSSFDGNPGLCGPAAVRHSCPQPQSVTRRRSNKKVLIGLVFGICFGTGIIVIILAMWILSKRRIIPRGDTDKIDSDRISINSNIAVAPEVEKDTSLVVVFPNNTNEIKDLTISDILKATDNFNQSNIVGCGGFGLVYKATLANGTKLAVKKLSGDMGLMEREFKAEVEALSTAQHENLVSLQGYCVHDGFRLLIYSYMENGSLDYWLHEKVDGASQLDWPIRIKILQGASCGLAYMHQICEPHIVHRDIKSSNILLDEKFEAHVADFGLSRLILPYQTHVTTELVGTLGYIPPEYGQAWVATLRGDMYSFGVVMLELLTGKRPVEVFKPKMSRELVGWVQQMRREGKQEEVFHPLLRGKGFEEEMLQVLDVACMCVNPNPFKRPTIKEVVDWLKNVRTPHQHQDND; this is encoded by the coding sequence ATGACTTCTTTCATGCCCACGTTTTCATCCATGGCAGTTGGTGTTCCGATGAAAGATGACAAAAAGAAGAACTCTTCCTTATCCTCAGGGGTTGGTGTCAATCCCACATGTCAATTCATCTTTCGGTTGGTCTTGGTCAATTTTCTGCTACTAATATTCTTGCCTTGCTTTGCCCGAAGCGCCTGCAACCAAGTCGATCATGATTCGCTCTTGTCCTTCTCTTCATCTTTTGTGCAGCTCAATTGGTCTTCTTCTCCTGGAGATTGTTGCTCGTGGCTTGGTGTCAATTGCGACGGTGGTGATCGTGTTACCCATCTGTCGTTACCTTCTTTTGGCCTCTCCGGCATCATCTCTCCCTCTATCATGAACCTCACCTTCCTCACTTACATCAATCTCTCCCACAATACCCTCTCTGGTTCTCTCCCATCCGGGTTCTTTGACTCCCTTAATCGTCTCCAAGTTCTTGACTTGAGCTATAATCGAATCCATGGCCAACTGCCCTCCTCTCAAAACAACAGCTTTATCCAGACGGTGGACTTGTCGAGCAACCTCTTCCATGGAAAGTTCCCGTCTTCGTTGTTTCAGCCAGCTATGGTATCTGGGGTTCTAACCAGTTTCAATGCTAGCAACAACAGCTTTACTGGTGCTATCCCCATCTATGTCTTTTGCAGCAACAGTAGTAACAGTGCTTCCCTCACGTTGTTGGACTTTTCCTTCAATGAATTCAGTGGTCAGATTCCTCCTGGACTGGGTGGCTGTTCAAAGCTTCAGATATTCCGAGCAGGTTTCAATAATCTATCCGGACCAATCCCAGATGACATCTATGACATTGCGACACTGGAAGATCTATATCTGCCTCTAAATCACCTTTCTGGACCCATCAGCAATGGCATCGTCCGGCTGACCAACCTCAGGACCCTGGACCTCTACTCCAACCACCTCAATGGCCGCATCCCAATTGAGATCGGGAAGCTTTCCAATTTGGTACAGTTGCAACTCCACATCAACATGCTCACAGGTCCTCTGCCCACATCTCTCATGGAGTGCACCAATCTGTCCACCTTGAATTTACGTGTCAACTCTTTGAATGGAGATCTCTCAGACTTAAATTTCTCCACTCTCCAAAGCCTTACTACCCTGGACCTTGGCGAAAACTTATTCACAGGTGAGTTGCCTCGCAGCCTCTTCTCTTGCAAGTCACTGACAGCTGTTAGACTAGCTGGTAATAAGCTCCGAGGACAGATCTCTCCTGATATACTGGAGCTGCAGTCCTTGTCTTTCCTCTCCATCTCTAACAACAGCCTCACAAATTTCACCGGAGCAATAAAAATTCTCAAGGATTTCAAGAATCTCACCACTCTGGTCCTCTCCAAGGGTTTTCAAAGTGAGGCAATTCCGGATGATGATGGCTTGTTAGACCCAGATGGATTCCGAAATCTACAAGTTCTTGCTCTGGGTGGTTGCCAATTCACTGGTCAGGTGCCTAGCTGGCTAGCGAAACTTAAACAACTTAAAGTCTTGGACCTGTCCGTAAACCTTTTTACCGGTTCCATTCCTGGGTGGTTTGCTAATCTGACCGATCTATTCTACATAGATTTGTCAAGTAATAGACTTTCCGGAGGGTTTCCTAAGGAACTATGCGAACTGCCAGCTTTGACATCAGGAAAGGCTAATGATCACGTGGACCGGAGTTATCTAGAGTTGCCTGTATTTGTTATGCCCAATAATGCTACCAATCAGCAGTACAATCAACTCTCCAACCTCCCACCAGCCATATACCTACATAACAACAGCCTCAGTGGCAATATTCCCGTAGAGATAGGCCAGTTGAAGTCTCTTCATGTTTTGGATCTTAGTCTTAACAACTTCTCCGGCAACATACCGGATCAAATATCTAACCTTACAAACTTAGAGAAATTGGACCTTTCAAACAACCATCTAACTGGTGAAATCCCTGTTTCACTCAAAGGTCTGAGTTTCTTGTCTTCCTTCAGCGTTGCAAACAATGATCTTCAGGGAGCCATACCGGTTGGAGGCCAGTTTGATACTTTTCCCAACTCCAGCTTTGATGGAAATCCCGGGTTGTGTGGCCCTGCAGCTGTGCGGCATTCTTGTCCTCAACCACAATCTGTAACACGTAGAAGGTCTAACAAAAAGGTTCTTATTGGACTTGTTTTCGGGATCTGTTTTGGTACTGGTATCATTGTCATCATACTAGCAATGTGGATATTGTCCAAGAGGAGGATAATTCCTAGAGGAGACACTGACAAGATTGATTCAGACAGAATTTCTATCAACTCTAACATTGCAGTCGCTCCTGAGGTTGAAAAAGATACCAGCCTAGTTGTAGTGTTCCCAAACAATACCAATGAAATCAAGGATCTTACCATATCTGATATCTTGAAAGCCACTGACAACTTCAACCAATCGAACATTGTTGGCTGTGGAGGTTTTGGTTTGGTCTACAAGGCAACACTAGCGAACGGAACTAAGCTGGCTGTCAAAAAACTCTCAGGAGATATGGGTCTAATGGAAAGGGAATTCAAAGCAGAGGTAGAGGCTCTGTCCACAGCCCAACATGAGAACCTGGTTTCTCTTCAAGGTTATTGTGTGCATGATGGCTTTCGGCTATTAATATATTCCTACATGGAGAATGGAAGCCTGGATTACTGGTTACACGAGAAGGTTGATGGTGCATCCCAACTAGATTGGCCAATTCGAATAAAGATTTTGCAGGGAGCAAGTTGTGGGCTGGCTTACATGCATCAGATATGTGAACCACACATTGTGCATCGTGATATAAAGTCCAGCAACATCCTGCTTGATGAAAAGTTTGAAGCTCATGTTGCGGATTTTGGATTGTCCCGTTTGATTCTTCCATATCAAACTCATGTTACGACAGAGCTTGTTGGTACTCTAGGTTACATTCCTCCAGAATATGGACAAGCATGGGTGGCCACTTTGAGGGGAGATATGTACAGTTTTGGTGTTGTTATGCTAGAGTTACTTACGGGGAAGAGGCCAGTTGAAGTATTCAAGCCAAAGATGTCCAGAGAGCTGGTTGGTTGGGTGCAGCAAATGAGAAGAGAGGGTAAACAAGAGGAGGTCTTTCACCCTCTGCTGAGAGGGAAGGGCTTTGAAGAAGAGATGCTGCAGGTGCTGGACGTGGCCTGCATGTGTGTCAACCCGAACCCTTTCAAGAGACCAACCATTAAGGAAGTTGTTGATTGGCTGAAAAATGTAAGAACACCACATCAGCACCAAGATAATGATTAg